One window from the genome of Sesamum indicum cultivar Zhongzhi No. 13 linkage group LG15, S_indicum_v1.0, whole genome shotgun sequence encodes:
- the LOC105178199 gene encoding plant intracellular Ras-group-related LRR protein 4-like, with translation MESSAMTTDDVVEEIMRLHRSLPARPGIDEVEAARTLIRNVEREDQLRLEGIAKQSKGKDVPEELFKILQEMQRSTIHFQSKEQKREALKLLDLESVHLVFDDLVQRASKCLPGYSGSPDSESIKPSYSSSNSLTSTVTTSATTTSSSSSSFYNEKEILKASEALFTKDDTYVKKPKTAFHVDVVGVGTRSGDVFTVPQIVDPTLKQVTAPGQDGEKLSLIKLASLIEASAKKGTQKLSLQGKLSDQIEWLPDSIGKLSSLITLDLSENRIAVLPEAIGGLSSLEKLDLHGNRITELPESIGDLLNLLHLDLRGNQLKSLPRTIARLVCLQELDLSSNGLSVLPDTIGSLVSLKKLNVETNDIEEIPHTIGQCASLKELHADYNRLKALPEAVGRIGSLEILTVRYNNIRQLPTTMASLSCLRELDVSFNELESVPESLCFATTLVKLNISNNFADLQSLPRSIGNLEMLEELDMSNNQIRVLPDSFRMLNRLRVLNVEGNPLAVPPRNVIEQGPQAVVQYMADLVTQRAIKSQPVKQKKSWARICFFRKSNKRKRDAVNYAKA, from the exons ATGGAGTCGTCGGCTATGACAACGGACGATGTGGTTGAAGAGATAATGAGACTACACAGGTCGTTACCGGCCCGCCCGGGAATCGATGAAGTTGAAGCTGCGAGAACTTTGATCCGGAATGTGGAGAGGGAAGATCAGTTGAGACTTGAGGGGATTGCGAAGCAAAGCAAGGGAAAAGATGTCCCAGAAGAATTGTTCAAGATTTTGCAAGAGATGCAGCGGAGTACGATCCACTTCCAGAGCAAGGAGCAAAAGAGGGAGGCTCTGAAACTGTTGGATCTCGAAAGCGTTCACTTGGTGTTTGATGATTTGGTTCAGAGAGCTTCCAAATGCTTGCCTGGCTATTCAGGTTCGCCGGACTCAGAATCCATTAAACCTTCCTACAGCTCATCGAACAGTTTGACTTCTACAGTGACCACCAGCGCTACTACCACGTCATCCTCGTCTTCCAGTTTCTATAATGAGAAGGAGATTTTGAAGGCTTCAGAAGCCTTGTTTACCAAGGATGATACGTATGTGAAGAAGCCAAAGACGGCCTTTCATGTGGATGTGGTAGGGGTAGGGACTCGATCTGGAGATGTTTTCACTGTTCCGCAGATTGTAGATCCCACACTTAAACAAGTTACTGCTCCAG GGCAAGATGGTGAGAAactaagtttaataaaattggcAAGTCTCATTGAAGCATCGGCTAAGAAAGGAACGCAAAAGCTTAGTCTCCAAGGAAAACTATCAGATCAAATTGAATGGCTTCCCGATTCAATAGGGAAACTCTCGAGTTTGATCACTTTGGACTTATCAGAAAATAGGATTGCAGTGTTACCAGAGGCTATAGGAGGACTTTCCTCATTAGAAAAGTTGGATTTACATGGAAATAGAATCACTGAATTGCCAGAATCAATTGGCGATCTTCTTAACTTGCTTCATCTTGATCTGCGAGGAAACCAGTTGAAATCATTGCCCCGTACCATTGCTAGGTTAGTTTGTCTTCAAGAGCTTGATTTGAGCTCAAATGGACTCTCTGTGCTTCCAGATACTATTGGATCACTTGTCAGTCTCAAGAAATTGAATGTTGAAACTAATGACATTGAGGAAATCCCTCATACAATCGGTCAATGTGCTTCACTCAAGGAGCTTCATGCAGACTATAACCGTCTTAAAGCACTCCCTGAAGCAGTAGGGCGGATAGGATCTCTGGAGATTCTTACAGTGCGTTACAATAACATTAGACAGTTGCCTACCACAATGGCATCTTTGTCATGCTTAAGGGAGCTCGATGTCAGTTTCAATGAGCTTGAATCTGTCCCTGAGAGTTTGTGCTTTGCTACAACACTTGTAAAGCTGAACATAAGCAACAATTTTGCTGACTTGCAGTCTCTGCCCAGGTCCATAGGAAACCTTGAAATGCTAGAGGAGTTGGATATGAGCAATAACCAAATAAGAGTCCTACCGGACTCTTTTAGAATGCTAAATCGCCTCCGAGTCTTAAATGTTGAGGGTAATCCTCTGGCTGTGCCCCCCAGAAATGTAATTGAGCAGGGACCTCAG GCTGTTGTTCAATACATGGCTGATCTAGTTACCCAGAGGGCAATCAAGTCTCAGCCAGTGAAGCAAAAGAAATCTTGGGCTCGGATATGCTTCTTTAGAAAATCCAACAAACGCAAACGCGATGCTGTGAACTATGCCAAAGCCTAA